ATTTTTCTTCTTTGAGTATCTGAACTTGATCATAGAATCTATTAAAAGTTTGACATAGCTCAAACAGATAATTGCATAATCTATTTGGCATTAAGTCTTTTTCAATAGATATTATGACTTCATCGAACTTAAGTAATTTTCTGATAAGTTTCCACTCAGATTTATGTTCATAATTTATATATTGCAAATCTTTAGAGTAATAAACAAAATCATTTTTTCTTTTAATTCCTGCAATTCTTACAAGTGTATATAACAAATAAGGTGCCGTATTGCCATTCAGGGAAAGCATTTTATCAAAACTAAATTGATAATTAGTAATCCTATTTTGGCTTAAATCTGCATACTTAACAGCTCCTAATCCAATGATTCTTGAAGTATTTTCAATAAAATCTTCTGTCTCATAACGATTTTCAACTTCTAATCTTTTCAATAAATCTTCTTTTGCTCTTCTAACTGCTTCTTTTAATAAATCTTTTAAACGTATTGTTTCACCTTCCCTTGTTTTTAGTTTTTTCCCATCAATTCCTTGAACTAAACCAAAAGGGACATGGTCTACTTGACAATTTTCTGGGATCCATTTTGCTTTTTTTGCTACTTGAAATACTCCAGTAAAATGATTTGCTTGTCCATGATCAGTTACATAAATAATTCTCGAAGCATTATCCCCATTAGGAGGTTTATTGAATCTGTATCTTATAGCAGCAAGATCTGTGGTGGCATAGTTAAAACCTCCATCTTTTTTTTGAATAATTAGCGGTAAAGGTTTGCCTTCTTTATTAGTCATCCCATCTAAAAATACACATTTTGCTCCTTCATCTTCTACTAATAATTTTTTTAAATTTAAATCCTCAATAACTGATTTTAAGAAGGGATTATAAAAAGATTCACCTCTTTCTTCTATTTTTATTTTTAAATTTTTATAGATTTCATCAAATTCTTTTCTAGATTGATCACATAATAATTTCCAAGCTTTAATCGATTTAATATCTCCACTTTGTAACTTAACTACTTCCTCTCTAGATCTTTGTTGGAATTCAGATTCATTATCAAATCTTTTTTTTGATTCTTTATAAAATTCAACTAAATCACTTATCTTGATTTTACCTATCTCTTCTAAATCATTTGAATATAAATCTTTTAGCTGTGTAATAAGCATTCCAAATTGCGTTCCCCAATCGCCAACATGATTTAGTCTTAATACTTGATAACCTCTTAACTCGAAAATTCTGGATATTGAATCTCCTATTATTGTTGACCTTAAATGCCCCACATGCATTTCTTTAGCAATATTAGGACTAGAAAAATCTATGATGACTTTATTTGATAATAAACTATCTAAATCTTTTGTAATTTGAGGTACTCCAGCCCTTTGGCATTGAATATTTGATTTAATTTCATTTATTAGAACTTCATCTTTTAATTTTATATTTATAAATCCAGGTCCAGCTATTTCTAGACTTTTACATAATTTTGATATGCTTTTATTTTTATTTAAAAGGTTAATAAAATCATTAGAAATATCTCTTGGTTTCTTTTTATATATTTTAGATAAACTTAAACAAACATTACATTGATAATCACCAAATTCTTCTTTTGATGATTGTGTAATTAAATTTTTTCTAAGAATTTCGAACTCTCTTTCTTTATCATTTTTTTTAAGACTATCTAAAAGAGATTGTTCAAAGTTATTTGTTAATTCTTTTAAAATGGTTAGCATTATTTATTCAATTATTTATCTATATGATTAATTAATATAACGCATACTTAAATCAATCCAATCACTTTTGGTAATTGAAGAACTTGTTGAAATCAAATCAATACCTTTTATTAGATATTTACTAATTTCTTCAGGGTTTATTCCAGAAACTTCTATTATCAAATTTTTATTGACTTCTTTTTTTAATGTATTAATTGATAAATCTCTTAATTCTTGAACGTTTTTTGTGATTATTTCAGGACTAAGTTCATCTAATAAAACACTATCTGCTCCTGCTAATACTGCTTCTTTTGCCTGTTCGATATTCTCAGCTTCAATTATGATATGAGTTGTAAAAGGCGAATTTAGGCGGATTTTTTGTACTGCGTTCTTAAGATTATCTGTCCATGCAATATGATTTTCTTTTATCATAGCTGCATCGTATAATCCCATTCTATGATTTACTCCACCTCCGCATTTGAATGCATATTTTTCAAATATTCTTAAGCCAGGAGTCGTTTTTCTAGTATCTGCTAATTTTATATTTGTGCCTTCTAACTTATCTACAAGTTTCTTTGTATATGTTGATATTCCAGATAAATGCATTGCTATATTTAAGCTGATCCTTTCACTAGCGAGTAAACTTTTTGAAGGTCCATATATTTCTAAGAGTTTTTGATCTTTAACAAATTTATCTCCATCAGAGATATTAAATTTTGGACTGATTTTTAAATCAATTTTTTTAAAAATTTCTTTTATAATCTCAACCCCACAAAATATACCCTCCTCTTTTGCAATCCAATATGCGTTACCATTCTCTTCTGTAATAGAGGAACTTGTTAAATCTCCCCTACCTATATCTTCATCGATCCAATTATCAATGATCTTACTTATTGTTGGAGTATTCAGATCCACTAAACAAAATGAATAAAAATTCAACTGTAGTTAGAGAATTAACTATAAATCACTATGTAAATTAACTCAAATTTATTTACCAATACAAAACTTAGAAAAAATATTATCTAGAAGCTCCTCTGTTAATTCTTGACCAGTTATTTTAGATAAGTTTTGAATACCATCTCTAAGTTCTATTGATAACAAATCAAATGGCAATCTATTTTTAACTATTGCATCAGTATCATTTAAATTTGATAGGCAAGCAGACAAATTCGTTAGATGTCTTTCGTTTAAAAATATATTGATATTTTCTAATTGTTTTAATTCGCATTTTTTTATGATTGTGTCGATTAATAATCTTTCACCATCATTATTCTTAATGCTCATAAGAATTATGTTTTTTAACCCATTTGAATTAATAATATTAGAGTCAATTAAATCTTTTTTATTACCCACAATAGTTATTAATTTTTCTTTAGGGATTTCTTTTAATATTTTTTTGTCTTCTTCATTAAATCCTTCTTCAAGACTATAAATATAAATTATGAAATCTGACTCTTTTATTTTCCCAAAACTTTTTTTAATTCCAATACTTTCAATTTGTTCATGAGTGTCTCTTATGCCAGCAGTATCAATTATTTTCATTGGGATGTCATTAATATTTAAATTCACTTCAATAACATCTCTTGTCGTTCCAGGAATATTAGTTACGATTGCTTTCTCTTTTTTTGCAAGCAAATTTAGTAAAGAACTTTTACCAACATTTGTTTTACCTATAAGTGCGATAGAAATCCCATTATGAATATATGAATTTCTTTTTGAATTTTCTATGAGTAACTCTATTTTTTCTTTCACTTTTTTGATGTTTTTTAGATACTTGGCGTAATCAAAATCTGTAAAGTCTTCTTCAAAATCAACTCTCGCTTCTATCTCACAAAGTTGATTTATAAGGTCATTTTTAATATCATCAATTTTTTTCTTTATTTCTCCTTGAACCCCGCTAAAAGCTAACTCTGCTGATCTGATATTGCTTGCGTTAATTAATTGGTTAATTGACTCGGCTTGAGTAAGGTCTATTTTCCCATTCAGAAAAGCTCTTTGACTAAATTCTCCTGGATTTGCAAGTCTAATTCTAGAATTACTTGATAATAATATCTTGAGAACTTTATTTACTAAGATAATACCTCCATGGCAATGTAGTTCAACAACATCCTCTCCTGTAAAGCTATTCGGTGATTTCATTACTAAAATTAAAACTTCATCTATAAATTTATTTTGTTTATTTTCCTTAATAAAACCGTGAAAAACTCTATGTGATTCCCATGCATATTTTGATTTAGTTTGAACAATATTTTTGCAAGAATTTATTGAGTCTTTCCCTGATACTCTTATTATCGCAACTCCTCCTTTCCCTATACTTATAGCTGAAGCAATTGCGGCTATCGTATCTTCTGTAGTAACTATAGAATCCATCTCTCGCTTTGTTATAGATAATTAAGTAAGATTATCAAGAATTTAATTTTGAATTTTTATTTCTGAATGAGATCTAAAAGAGATATTAACTATAAGAAAATTCTATCATTATTTTGGAAACAGAATGGAAGTCCTTTGTTTAATGCTAAAGGTTTAGCTATAGGTGTATTTAGTGGCTGCTTTCCATTTTTTGGGTTTCAGACGTTAATAGGGGTATTTTTTGCAAAACTGGCTAAGGGAAATATTGTTTTAGCTGCAATTGGTACTTGGATTAGCAACCCTTTTACTTATGTTCCACTTTATTATTTTAATTATAAAATTGGTTCTATTCTTATAAAAAATTCTTCTAATAAAATCATTGAAAAAAATTTGGCTATTCATGACTTATGGAAACAAGGTAGTATTTTTTCAATAAAATTACTTTTAGGTTCAACTTGTGTAGGTTTGTTATTTGCTTTTATTGCAGGTAGTATTGCTTTTGTGATTTACAACACAAAAAACAATAGATAGATTGATAAAATTTTAAAATTAACCTTTCCCAACTCTGGCAATATCTAAGACGTCTGCCATAGATTTAATTTGGTCAATAGTTTTATGAAGTTGACTATAACTTTCTAGACCAACACAGAGATTTATAATAGCTGGTTTACCAAAGGCAGTTTTAACATTCGCATCACTAACGTTTATGCCTTTATCAGACAGTCGCATAAGAATATCTTTAAGAACTCCAACTCTATCAATAACTTCTATTCTTAATTGAATTGGAAACTTATTATCGCTAGTTTTATTATTTTGATTCCATCCAACAGGTAATCTTCTCTCTATTGGTATTGGTATAACATTTTCACAATCTACTCGATGAATGGTTATACCATGGTTACCGAGTGATACTGTTCCAATTATATCTTCGCCTGGAAGTGGGGCACAGCATTTGCCTATTCTGTAATCAAGACCTTCTACACCAGAAATAGGTGATCTATTAAATTCATTATATTTATAAGTTGATAATTTATTATTACTTTTCAGGGATTTTGCTATTTCAGAATCAGAATCAGAATCATTTTTTATATCTTCTGTCTGTAACTTTACTTCTTCCCTTAATCTATTTAAAACTTGATGTAAAGTTAATCCACCAAACCCAAGAGATGCTAAAAGATCTTCCGTAGTTTTTAGATTGCATCGATTCGCGACTTTTTTCATAGCATCACTTGAAATTAATGTTTCAAAACCATTTCGACCGACTTCTTTTTCGAGTAAATCTCTACCTCTTTTAATCGTTTCATCCCGATGGCTTTTTTTATACCATTGGCGAATTCTATTTTTAGCAGTTGGCGTAACTACAAAATTCAGCCAATCTAAGCTTGGAGTTGCATTATTACTTGTCAAAATTTCTATAAAGTCACCATTTTGTAATGCTGTGGATAATGGCGAAAGCTTTTCATTAATCCTTATTCCATTACAGTGATTTCCAACTTCAGAATGTATTCTGTAGGCGAAATCTATGGCAGTCGATCCTTTTCTTAAACCAACAACATCCCCTTTTGGAGTAATTACAAATACTTCTTCATCAAATAAATCTTCTTTAATTGAAGCTAAATAATCATTATGATCTCCTTCATTATCTTCTTGTTGCCATTCGATTAATTGTCTCAGCCAATTAAATCTTTCCGCGTTACTTTTAGCTGGAGAGCCCCCTTCTTTGTATTGCCAATGAGCAGCAATACCATATTCGGCAATTTGATGCATAGAAGTAGTTCTAATCTGAACTTCAATAGGTCTATGTCTCCCAATCACAGAAGTATGGAGGGACTGATAACCATTTGGTTTTGGTAATCCTATATAGTCTTTAAATCTGCCTGGTATTGGTTTGAAAGTATCATGTACAACTGCTAAAGCTCTATAACAACTATCTGAATTATCCATGATAATTCTTAGAGCAGCAACATCATAAATCTCGTGAAATTGTTTTTGTTGTCTTTCCATTTTGCTCCAGATGCCATAAAGATGTTTTGGTCTTCCAGTTATTTCAAAGTTTTTTAAACCTGCGGAGACTAAGTTTTCTTTCATGAGATTCAAAGTTACTTTTAATCTTTTTTCTCTATCACTTCTTTTAACAGCTATTTGATCTTTTAGATCTTGATACTCTTTAGGTTCGAGGAATTTAAAGGCTAAATCTTCTAATTCCCATTTAAATCTGTTTATTCCTAAACGATTAGCCAAGGGTGCATAAATTTCTCTTGTTTCTCGGGCTATTCTTAGTTTCCTCTCATTATTTA
This sequence is a window from Prochlorococcus marinus XMU1419. Protein-coding genes within it:
- the argS gene encoding arginine--tRNA ligase — protein: MLTILKELTNNFEQSLLDSLKKNDKEREFEILRKNLITQSSKEEFGDYQCNVCLSLSKIYKKKPRDISNDFINLLNKNKSISKLCKSLEIAGPGFINIKLKDEVLINEIKSNIQCQRAGVPQITKDLDSLLSNKVIIDFSSPNIAKEMHVGHLRSTIIGDSISRIFELRGYQVLRLNHVGDWGTQFGMLITQLKDLYSNDLEEIGKIKISDLVEFYKESKKRFDNESEFQQRSREEVVKLQSGDIKSIKAWKLLCDQSRKEFDEIYKNLKIKIEERGESFYNPFLKSVIEDLNLKKLLVEDEGAKCVFLDGMTNKEGKPLPLIIQKKDGGFNYATTDLAAIRYRFNKPPNGDNASRIIYVTDHGQANHFTGVFQVAKKAKWIPENCQVDHVPFGLVQGIDGKKLKTREGETIRLKDLLKEAVRRAKEDLLKRLEVENRYETEDFIENTSRIIGLGAVKYADLSQNRITNYQFSFDKMLSLNGNTAPYLLYTLVRIAGIKRKNDFVYYSKDLQYINYEHKSEWKLIRKLLKFDEVIISIEKDLMPNRLCNYLFELCQTFNRFYDQVQILKEEKYIKISRLNLCDLTAKTLKLSLELLGIETLERM
- the mnmE gene encoding tRNA uridine-5-carboxymethylaminomethyl(34) synthesis GTPase MnmE, whose product is MDSIVTTEDTIAAIASAISIGKGGVAIIRVSGKDSINSCKNIVQTKSKYAWESHRVFHGFIKENKQNKFIDEVLILVMKSPNSFTGEDVVELHCHGGIILVNKVLKILLSSNSRIRLANPGEFSQRAFLNGKIDLTQAESINQLINASNIRSAELAFSGVQGEIKKKIDDIKNDLINQLCEIEARVDFEEDFTDFDYAKYLKNIKKVKEKIELLIENSKRNSYIHNGISIALIGKTNVGKSSLLNLLAKKEKAIVTNIPGTTRDVIEVNLNINDIPMKIIDTAGIRDTHEQIESIGIKKSFGKIKESDFIIYIYSLEEGFNEEDKKILKEIPKEKLITIVGNKKDLIDSNIINSNGLKNIILMSIKNNDGERLLIDTIIKKCELKQLENINIFLNERHLTNLSACLSNLNDTDAIVKNRLPFDLLSIELRDGIQNLSKITGQELTEELLDNIFSKFCIGK
- a CDS encoding RelA/SpoT family protein gives rise to the protein MSEAAANSKEKNEIEVSKTILPENEKYESKSFNYEIKIPDWLLKDIYNYEKSNSQNDENQNLIAKAFKLAYKAHEGQLRASGEPYIIHPVAVANLLKEIGASSSVIAAGLLHDVVEDTGIDLSDIEANFGLEVKILVEGVTKLGGIHFNNRTEAQAENLRKMFLAMTSDIRVVLVKLADRLHNMRTIEWLNNERKLRIARETREIYAPLANRLGINRFKWELEDLAFKFLEPKEYQDLKDQIAVKRSDREKRLKVTLNLMKENLVSAGLKNFEITGRPKHLYGIWSKMERQQKQFHEIYDVAALRIIMDNSDSCYRALAVVHDTFKPIPGRFKDYIGLPKPNGYQSLHTSVIGRHRPIEVQIRTTSMHQIAEYGIAAHWQYKEGGSPAKSNAERFNWLRQLIEWQQEDNEGDHNDYLASIKEDLFDEEVFVITPKGDVVGLRKGSTAIDFAYRIHSEVGNHCNGIRINEKLSPLSTALQNGDFIEILTSNNATPSLDWLNFVVTPTAKNRIRQWYKKSHRDETIKRGRDLLEKEVGRNGFETLISSDAMKKVANRCNLKTTEDLLASLGFGGLTLHQVLNRLREEVKLQTEDIKNDSDSDSEIAKSLKSNNKLSTYKYNEFNRSPISGVEGLDYRIGKCCAPLPGEDIIGTVSLGNHGITIHRVDCENVIPIPIERRLPVGWNQNNKTSDNKFPIQLRIEVIDRVGVLKDILMRLSDKGINVSDANVKTAFGKPAIINLCVGLESYSQLHKTIDQIKSMADVLDIARVGKG
- the nadC gene encoding carboxylating nicotinate-nucleotide diphosphorylase, producing MDLNTPTISKIIDNWIDEDIGRGDLTSSSITEENGNAYWIAKEEGIFCGVEIIKEIFKKIDLKISPKFNISDGDKFVKDQKLLEIYGPSKSLLASERISLNIAMHLSGISTYTKKLVDKLEGTNIKLADTRKTTPGLRIFEKYAFKCGGGVNHRMGLYDAAMIKENHIAWTDNLKNAVQKIRLNSPFTTHIIIEAENIEQAKEAVLAGADSVLLDELSPEIITKNVQELRDLSINTLKKEVNKNLIIEVSGINPEEISKYLIKGIDLISTSSSITKSDWIDLSMRYIN
- a CDS encoding DUF2062 domain-containing protein, which encodes MRSKRDINYKKILSLFWKQNGSPLFNAKGLAIGVFSGCFPFFGFQTLIGVFFAKLAKGNIVLAAIGTWISNPFTYVPLYYFNYKIGSILIKNSSNKIIEKNLAIHDLWKQGSIFSIKLLLGSTCVGLLFAFIAGSIAFVIYNTKNNR